The proteins below are encoded in one region of Deferribacter autotrophicus:
- the nadB gene encoding L-aspartate oxidase: MLKYDFLVIGSGAAGLRAAVELAFHGSVAIITKSAVGEGSSEHAQGGVAVVLSDEDDIVLHYEDTIKAGDGLCDKDAVMTLVDEGPKYIKELIKWGAQFDMHGDHLDFTREAAHSVNRIIHAHGDATGREIVRALKSYAEKLEKITYLQNYFALDLLMANGEVFGIKAIDEEKKEIVNIFSKGVILATGGAGRLFKRTTNPEVATGDGLSIAFRAGAVLKDLEFYQFHPTALHLPDTPAFLLSESMRGEGGVLRNIKKERFCFNYHEKGELAPRDVVSRAIFFEMEKTDAEYVYLDMTHLEKEFVKNRFPKIYSTLKEFGLDITKDLIPVSPAAHYYMGGIETDVWGRTKVSGLYACGECACTGVHGANRLASNSLLESVVFGGRAAKAAVIDLMDKEINEISDNNFSYKECSASNQIKELQDIMWKYVSIARDENGLLSALEYVDSKLSDFRDEVSVCRNCMEYYNMLQLAKMMILAALTRKGSRGAHYRRDFPERIKENWHIVFENAEFNPIIR; encoded by the coding sequence ATGTTAAAATATGATTTTCTTGTAATAGGTAGTGGTGCTGCTGGTTTGCGTGCTGCTGTGGAACTTGCATTCCATGGCAGTGTTGCAATTATTACTAAATCGGCAGTGGGAGAGGGTAGCTCTGAGCATGCACAGGGTGGTGTTGCTGTGGTGCTATCTGATGAAGATGATATAGTGCTTCATTATGAAGATACAATAAAAGCTGGTGATGGTTTGTGTGATAAGGATGCTGTGATGACTCTTGTGGATGAGGGACCAAAGTATATCAAAGAGCTCATAAAGTGGGGTGCTCAGTTCGATATGCACGGTGATCACCTTGATTTTACAAGGGAAGCAGCTCATTCGGTAAATAGGATTATTCATGCTCATGGGGATGCTACCGGGCGTGAAATTGTGAGAGCATTGAAAAGTTATGCGGAAAAATTAGAAAAAATTACATATTTACAAAATTATTTTGCTCTTGATTTACTTATGGCAAATGGAGAAGTTTTTGGAATAAAAGCTATTGATGAAGAGAAAAAAGAAATTGTTAATATTTTTTCAAAGGGAGTTATTCTGGCTACAGGCGGTGCAGGAAGGCTTTTTAAACGCACTACAAATCCTGAAGTTGCCACAGGGGATGGATTGTCGATTGCTTTTAGAGCAGGAGCTGTTCTAAAAGACTTAGAGTTTTATCAATTTCACCCTACAGCTTTGCATCTACCTGATACTCCAGCTTTCTTATTAAGTGAATCAATGCGTGGGGAAGGTGGCGTTTTAAGAAATATTAAAAAGGAAAGGTTTTGTTTTAATTATCACGAGAAAGGGGAACTTGCCCCAAGAGATGTGGTGAGTAGAGCCATATTTTTTGAGATGGAAAAAACTGATGCTGAATATGTGTATCTTGATATGACACATCTTGAAAAGGAATTTGTAAAAAATAGATTTCCCAAGATTTATTCAACCTTAAAAGAGTTTGGTCTTGATATTACGAAAGATTTAATCCCTGTAAGTCCTGCTGCTCATTATTATATGGGTGGCATTGAAACAGATGTGTGGGGGAGAACAAAGGTTAGTGGGCTGTATGCATGTGGTGAGTGCGCATGTACAGGTGTACACGGTGCAAACAGGCTTGCAAGCAATTCTTTGCTAGAAAGTGTCGTGTTTGGTGGTAGAGCTGCAAAAGCTGCTGTTATTGATTTAATGGATAAAGAAATTAATGAAATAAGCGATAACAATTTTAGCTATAAAGAGTGTTCTGCTAGTAATCAAATCAAAGAGTTGCAGGATATTATGTGGAAATATGTGAGTATCGCAAGGGATGAGAATGGGTTACTTAGTGCATTGGAATATGTTGATAGTAAATTGAGTGATTTTAGAGATGAAGTATCTGTGTGTAGAAATTGTATGGAGTATTACAATATGCTGCAGCTTGCAAAGATGATGATTTTGGCTGCTCTGACTAGAAAAGGGAGCAGGGGAGCTCACTATAGAAGGGATTTCCCTGAAAGAATTAAAGAAAACTGGCACATTGTGTTTGAAAATGCCGAATTTAATCCCATTATCAGGTAA
- a CDS encoding NAD-dependent malic enzyme, which produces MRIEYSDKIICTVRIKIFDKPGFLGKVATIVGDYGGMFGEIKTVHIGKDYKIRDLDIYTDDEKKFAEIVSAIDALDGIEILEIKDVVMEVHEGGKIEVSTPIEIETMDDLSIVYTPGVASVCRKIFEDRSLADRYTTIKKNVAIVTNGTAILGLGDIGPVAGMPVMEGKSLLLRILAGLNGIPILIDSKDPKVIVDTIKNISPTFGAIKLEDIKAPECFEIEKELDEILDIPVMHDDQHGTAVVVLAALINIGKYTFKNIRKSSVGILGLGAAGSGIQKLLMAYGIDKIYGFDINEEMVKRFVQRGGFETESVESLVKSVDIIIATTGCPGLIKKEWVKNGQIILALTNPDPEIKPEDAIAAGALFAADGKSVNNALAFPGIFKGALAANAYTINDAMKIAASETIAKFAMEGDLVPNILNKQVHESVALAVENAAYKSKAVK; this is translated from the coding sequence ATGAGAATTGAGTATTCAGATAAGATAATTTGTACAGTTCGAATTAAAATATTTGATAAACCAGGTTTTTTGGGAAAAGTAGCAACCATTGTGGGGGATTATGGGGGAATGTTTGGTGAGATTAAAACTGTCCATATTGGTAAAGACTATAAAATAAGGGATCTTGATATTTACACAGATGATGAAAAAAAATTTGCTGAGATTGTTTCAGCTATTGATGCACTGGATGGTATAGAGATTTTAGAGATAAAAGATGTGGTAATGGAAGTGCATGAAGGTGGAAAAATCGAAGTAAGCACTCCTATTGAAATAGAGACCATGGATGACTTGAGTATTGTTTACACACCAGGTGTTGCTTCTGTCTGTAGAAAAATCTTTGAGGACAGGTCTCTGGCAGATAGATACACCACAATAAAAAAGAATGTGGCGATTGTAACAAATGGCACTGCCATTTTGGGACTTGGTGATATAGGACCAGTAGCTGGCATGCCTGTAATGGAAGGGAAGTCGCTGCTGCTTAGGATTCTAGCTGGTTTAAATGGTATCCCCATTCTTATTGATAGTAAAGATCCTAAAGTAATTGTTGACACTATTAAAAATATTTCACCTACCTTTGGAGCGATAAAGCTTGAAGATATTAAGGCTCCAGAATGTTTTGAGATTGAGAAAGAACTTGATGAGATACTTGATATACCAGTTATGCATGATGACCAGCATGGGACCGCAGTTGTGGTGCTTGCTGCATTGATAAATATTGGAAAATATACCTTTAAGAATATCAGAAAATCATCTGTAGGTATATTGGGACTTGGTGCTGCAGGAAGCGGTATTCAGAAGCTTCTCATGGCCTATGGAATAGATAAGATTTATGGTTTTGATATAAATGAGGAGATGGTTAAAAGATTTGTTCAAAGAGGTGGGTTTGAAACAGAGTCAGTGGAATCGCTGGTGAAATCTGTGGACATTATTATTGCGACCACTGGCTGTCCGGGGTTGATTAAAAAGGAGTGGGTAAAGAATGGGCAGATTATTCTTGCACTGACGAACCCTGATCCTGAGATTAAGCCTGAAGATGCTATTGCAGCTGGAGCACTTTTTGCTGCTGATGGTAAATCGGTCAATAATGCCCTTGCATTTCCAGGTATTTTCAAGGGAGCACTTGCTGCAAATGCCTATACAATAAATGATGCAATGAAGATTGCAGCTAGCGAAACTATTGCAAAATTTGCGATGGAAGGTGATTTGGTACCTAATATTTTAAATAAACAGGTACATGAAAGTGTAGCTCTTGCTGTGGAAAATGCAGCTTATAAAAGTAAAGCAGTAAAATAA
- the glyS gene encoding glycine--tRNA ligase subunit beta, protein MSFYMLEIGTEEIPASFINPAADYLKNKTSEELEKNRIKFNSIISGGTPRRLYLYIDGIEDKQADLKEEIVGPPANIAFDENGNLTKAGIGFAKSRGLDIASLKKVTTEKGEYLAGIKQVAGEETTKILPDLIVKIIRNIPFPKSMKWGTKKFRFARPVHWFLSIYNGDILPFEIDGIKASNYTYGHRFMAREKIIISNFDDYKTKLNNAFVIIDFEERKKIINDALNSFGNVVIDEELLNTVTNLVEYPHPVMGHFPEDFLKLPKEVLVTSMKSHQKYFYVVDDNGKITNKFVGISNTKPKDDSLIRTGYERVLKARLNDAMFFFENDKKIPLSERVEQLKSVIYQEKLGTSYEKMQRFRKIANYLAMALNPSAKETTDRAAYLCKGDLMTEMVYEFPELQGIMGREYALIQGENEIVAKAIYEHYLPRFAGDDLPETDEGSFVSIADKIDTIVGCFIIGLIPSGNNDPYALRRNAIGIINIILNKNYKLDLNDLINVAMENYKEKLKFDQDEILKLVREFILTRSKQIAHSQYGVRSDIFDAVTNNFSDIVVMFNAAKALNEVREKDDFIILSTSYKRISNILKKNNWEITDYNPELFKEEAEKELHSLMINKGKEIEDYINKEDFDKAINVLLEFREPVDKFFDNVLVMDKDENIKNNRLSLLASLRNIFNKVGDLSYIN, encoded by the coding sequence ATGTCTTTTTATATGTTAGAAATCGGTACCGAAGAAATTCCTGCCTCATTCATCAATCCAGCAGCTGATTATTTGAAAAATAAAACATCGGAAGAATTAGAAAAAAACAGAATAAAATTCAATAGCATTATATCTGGCGGAACACCAAGAAGGCTTTATCTTTACATAGATGGTATTGAGGATAAACAAGCAGATTTAAAAGAAGAAATAGTTGGTCCCCCTGCAAATATTGCATTTGATGAAAATGGAAATCTTACAAAAGCTGGTATAGGTTTTGCAAAATCAAGAGGTCTTGATATAGCTTCTTTAAAAAAAGTAACCACAGAAAAAGGGGAATATCTTGCAGGTATTAAACAGGTAGCTGGTGAAGAGACCACAAAAATATTGCCTGATTTAATCGTCAAGATTATCAGAAATATTCCCTTCCCAAAGAGCATGAAGTGGGGAACAAAAAAATTCAGATTTGCAAGACCTGTACACTGGTTTTTATCTATTTACAATGGAGATATATTACCTTTTGAAATAGATGGAATTAAAGCATCAAATTACACTTACGGCCATAGATTTATGGCCAGAGAAAAAATAATAATTTCAAATTTTGATGATTATAAAACAAAATTAAACAATGCCTTTGTTATTATAGATTTTGAAGAAAGAAAAAAGATTATAAATGATGCCCTTAACTCCTTTGGTAACGTAGTAATTGACGAAGAACTCCTTAACACTGTAACAAACCTTGTAGAATATCCGCACCCAGTTATGGGACACTTTCCAGAAGACTTTCTAAAATTGCCCAAAGAAGTACTTGTAACTTCAATGAAAAGTCATCAAAAGTACTTTTATGTAGTGGATGATAACGGTAAAATAACCAATAAATTCGTAGGTATATCAAATACAAAACCAAAAGATGATTCTCTGATCAGAACAGGTTATGAAAGAGTATTAAAAGCAAGACTCAATGACGCCATGTTTTTCTTTGAAAATGATAAAAAAATCCCTCTATCTGAAAGGGTAGAACAGTTAAAAAGTGTAATTTATCAGGAAAAACTTGGGACATCCTATGAAAAAATGCAGCGATTTAGAAAAATTGCAAATTACCTTGCGATGGCATTGAACCCCTCAGCAAAAGAAACAACCGATAGAGCTGCATACCTTTGCAAAGGGGACTTGATGACGGAAATGGTATATGAATTCCCCGAATTACAAGGGATTATGGGAAGAGAATACGCTCTTATACAGGGTGAAAATGAAATTGTGGCAAAAGCTATTTATGAACATTATCTGCCACGATTTGCCGGTGACGATTTGCCCGAAACTGATGAAGGCTCTTTTGTATCTATAGCGGATAAAATCGATACAATCGTGGGCTGTTTTATAATCGGTCTTATCCCTTCAGGTAATAACGACCCTTATGCCCTCAGAAGAAACGCCATCGGTATTATAAATATCATTTTAAATAAAAATTATAAATTAGACCTAAATGACCTAATCAATGTAGCAATGGAAAATTATAAAGAAAAACTTAAGTTTGACCAAGATGAAATCTTAAAACTTGTGAGAGAATTTATTCTCACTAGATCCAAACAAATAGCACATTCACAATACGGTGTAAGAAGTGATATTTTTGATGCAGTTACAAACAACTTCTCTGATATTGTGGTTATGTTCAATGCTGCTAAAGCATTAAATGAAGTTAGAGAGAAAGATGATTTTATAATTCTTTCTACTAGTTACAAGAGGATTTCCAATATCTTGAAGAAAAACAATTGGGAAATAACTGATTATAATCCCGAACTTTTCAAAGAAGAAGCTGAAAAAGAATTACATTCTCTAATGATTAATAAAGGAAAAGAAATAGAAGATTATATTAATAAAGAAGATTTTGATAAAGCCATAAATGTGTTACTGGAATTCAGAGAACCTGTAGATAAATTTTTTGATAATGTCCTAGTCATGGATAAGGATGAAAACATTAAAAACAATAGGCTAAGCCTTCTTGCATCTTTAAGAAACATCTTTAACAAAGTAGGAGATTTAAGTTATATTAATTAA
- a CDS encoding tRNA (5-methylaminomethyl-2-thiouridine)(34)-methyltransferase MnmD has product MPNLIPLSGNKKPFATADGSISFYNISYKEGYHAKSIGAYTESLHKFVIPSGIIEKLCKNEEVWLLDIFFGLGYNIVATIEELEKNKIKNKLNIVSIEKDPTLIELVKGYPLFWPKRGYDYLRKLLDDVTYKNYQLYIILDDFFRAVQYINIQFDVIYFDPFSKSKNPEMWQLNVYKILYNLLKEDGCVVTYSCRNSVRKEFYRAGFIPYQTKKLPDGFQPGTVFYKKLIL; this is encoded by the coding sequence ATGCCGAATTTAATCCCATTATCAGGTAATAAGAAACCCTTTGCAACAGCTGATGGCTCTATAAGTTTTTATAATATCAGTTACAAAGAAGGGTATCACGCAAAGTCTATTGGTGCTTATACAGAAAGTTTGCATAAGTTTGTGATACCATCAGGTATTATAGAAAAATTATGTAAAAATGAAGAAGTTTGGCTGCTAGATATATTTTTTGGGCTAGGATATAATATTGTTGCAACTATTGAGGAGTTAGAAAAAAACAAAATTAAAAATAAACTCAATATTGTGTCCATTGAAAAGGATCCTACTCTGATAGAATTGGTAAAAGGGTATCCATTATTTTGGCCAAAAAGAGGGTATGATTATCTTAGAAAGCTTTTGGATGATGTAACATATAAAAATTATCAACTTTATATAATTCTTGATGATTTTTTTAGGGCAGTTCAGTATATCAATATACAGTTTGATGTGATTTACTTTGATCCATTCAGTAAATCAAAAAATCCTGAGATGTGGCAATTAAATGTTTATAAGATTTTATATAATCTTTTAAAAGAAGATGGTTGTGTCGTAACTTATTCTTGCAGGAATAGCGTAAGAAAGGAATTTTACAGGGCTGGTTTTATCCCTTATCAGACGAAAAAACTACCTGATGGCTTTCAGCCAGGAACTGTTTTCTATAAAAAATTGATACTTTAA
- the ppdK gene encoding pyruvate, phosphate dikinase: MKKYVYFFGNGKAEGKGDMKDLLGGKGAGLAEMTNLGIPVPPGFTITTEACIEYYKNNKQYPEGMWEQALEALKRLEEAVGKKFGDPSNPLLVSVRSGARVSMPGMMDTILNLGLNDETVKGLAEISNNERFAYDSYRRFIQMFCDVVLGIEHNKFERVLDKVKENNGAKFDTDLGAEDLKEVVELYKELVEEELGRSFPQDTMEQLRLAINAVFESWNNQRAITYRKINKIPDDWGTAVNIVAMVFGNMGNDSGTGVAFTRNPSTGEKEFFGEFLINAQGEDVVAGIRTPEPIAKLKEHMPEVFKQLEEVYKKLEKHYKDMQDIEFTVEKGKLYLLQTRSGKRTARAAVKIAYDMYKEGLIDKKTAVLRVQPEQVDQLLHPMIDPNEKYEVLAKGLPASPGAAVGKVVFTAEDAEQWAERGEDVILVRNETSPEDIGGMNAAKGILTVTGGMTSHAAVVARGMGKTCVAGCGTIRIDEENKQFEVDGKIVKEGDFITINGSTGEVILGKVKLIMPELSGEFAEILKWADEFRKLGVRTNADTPKDSEIARGFGAEGIGLCRTEHMFFEGNRIDAVREMILSDTKEDRRKALEKIKPYQKEDFIGIFKAMDGLPVTIRLLDPPLHEFLPHTDEDIEKISKASGISTEALKKKVEELKEFNPMLGHRGCRLGLTYPEVYEMQVYAIMEAACECKKEGIDVKPEIMIPLVGHYKELAILKEMVDNVAKEVMEQYGVEVEYLVGTMIELPRAALTADEIAQYAEFFSFGTNDLTQTTLGLSRDDSGKFLPYYVEKGIYKEDPFVSIDQSGVGQLVEMGVKKGRNTRPDLKTGICGEHGGDPESIYFCHKIGLNYVSCSPYRVPVARLAAAHAALTEE, from the coding sequence ATGAAAAAATACGTTTACTTTTTTGGAAATGGTAAAGCTGAAGGCAAGGGAGATATGAAAGATCTCCTCGGGGGGAAAGGTGCAGGGCTTGCAGAAATGACCAATCTTGGAATACCTGTTCCTCCAGGCTTTACCATTACAACTGAAGCCTGTATTGAATACTACAAAAATAATAAGCAATACCCAGAAGGGATGTGGGAACAGGCTTTAGAAGCTCTCAAAAGGCTTGAAGAAGCTGTTGGAAAAAAATTTGGTGATCCATCAAATCCACTTCTTGTTTCTGTTAGATCTGGAGCAAGAGTATCTATGCCTGGGATGATGGATACAATTTTAAACCTTGGATTGAATGATGAAACTGTAAAAGGGCTTGCTGAGATATCAAACAACGAAAGATTTGCTTATGACTCTTACAGGCGATTCATCCAGATGTTTTGCGACGTTGTTCTTGGTATAGAACACAACAAATTTGAAAGAGTTCTCGACAAAGTAAAAGAAAATAATGGTGCTAAATTTGATACTGACCTTGGTGCTGAAGATTTGAAAGAGGTTGTAGAACTTTATAAAGAACTTGTAGAAGAAGAGCTTGGAAGAAGCTTCCCTCAGGATACAATGGAACAATTGAGACTCGCTATCAATGCAGTATTTGAGTCATGGAATAACCAAAGAGCAATAACCTACAGGAAAATCAATAAAATTCCAGATGATTGGGGAACAGCTGTAAATATTGTTGCAATGGTCTTCGGTAATATGGGTAATGATTCAGGAACAGGGGTTGCTTTCACAAGAAACCCATCAACAGGTGAAAAAGAATTTTTTGGCGAATTTCTAATAAATGCTCAGGGTGAAGACGTAGTTGCAGGTATCAGAACGCCTGAGCCTATCGCAAAACTTAAAGAGCACATGCCAGAAGTTTTCAAACAGTTGGAAGAGGTTTATAAAAAACTTGAAAAACACTATAAGGATATGCAGGATATAGAATTTACCGTTGAAAAAGGGAAACTTTATCTTTTACAGACAAGAAGCGGTAAAAGAACTGCTCGTGCTGCAGTAAAAATTGCTTACGATATGTATAAAGAAGGACTCATTGATAAGAAAACTGCTGTATTGAGAGTTCAACCAGAACAGGTTGATCAACTTCTCCACCCAATGATTGATCCAAATGAAAAATATGAAGTGTTGGCAAAAGGTCTTCCTGCTTCTCCTGGTGCTGCAGTTGGTAAAGTAGTTTTTACTGCTGAAGACGCAGAACAATGGGCTGAAAGAGGCGAAGATGTAATTTTAGTAAGAAATGAAACTTCTCCAGAAGATATCGGCGGAATGAACGCAGCAAAAGGTATCCTCACTGTTACAGGTGGTATGACAAGCCATGCAGCAGTAGTTGCTAGAGGTATGGGGAAAACTTGTGTTGCAGGCTGTGGAACAATCAGAATCGATGAAGAAAATAAACAATTTGAAGTAGACGGTAAGATTGTAAAAGAAGGTGATTTCATAACCATAAACGGTTCAACCGGCGAAGTAATACTTGGTAAAGTAAAACTTATAATGCCAGAACTATCTGGTGAATTTGCTGAAATATTAAAGTGGGCTGATGAATTTAGAAAGCTCGGAGTAAGAACTAATGCTGATACTCCTAAGGATTCAGAAATTGCAAGGGGCTTTGGTGCTGAAGGTATTGGATTATGCCGAACAGAGCATATGTTCTTTGAAGGTAATAGGATAGATGCTGTAAGAGAAATGATTTTGAGTGATACAAAAGAGGATAGAAGAAAAGCCCTTGAAAAAATAAAACCTTATCAGAAGGAAGATTTTATTGGTATCTTCAAAGCTATGGATGGTCTTCCAGTAACAATCAGATTACTTGATCCACCTCTTCATGAGTTCTTACCTCACACAGATGAAGATATTGAGAAGATCTCTAAAGCTTCAGGTATCTCAACAGAAGCTCTGAAGAAAAAAGTGGAAGAACTCAAAGAGTTTAACCCAATGCTCGGTCACAGAGGTTGTAGATTGGGACTCACCTATCCTGAAGTTTATGAAATGCAGGTTTATGCAATTATGGAAGCAGCATGCGAATGTAAAAAAGAAGGAATTGATGTAAAACCTGAAATCATGATCCCTCTTGTAGGCCACTATAAAGAACTGGCAATACTAAAAGAAATGGTTGATAACGTAGCAAAGGAAGTTATGGAACAATATGGTGTAGAGGTGGAATACCTAGTAGGAACAATGATTGAATTACCAAGAGCAGCCCTTACTGCTGATGAAATAGCTCAGTATGCTGAGTTCTTCTCCTTTGGAACTAACGATCTTACCCAAACAACACTTGGTCTTTCAAGAGATGACTCTGGAAAGTTTTTACCATACTATGTGGAAAAAGGAATATACAAAGAGGATCCTTTTGTTTCCATTGATCAAAGCGGTGTAGGACAGCTTGTTGAAATGGGCGTGAAAAAAGGTAGAAATACAAGACCAGACTTAAAAACAGGTATTTGTGGAGAACATGGTGGTGATCCAGAGTCAATTTACTTCTGCCATAAAATTGGACTCAACTATGTGAGTTGTTCACCATACAGAGTCCCAGTTGCAAGACTTGCCGCAGCACACGCTGCGCTGACGGAAGAATAA
- a CDS encoding class II fumarate hydratase, which yields MKFRVERDSMGEMKVPETAYYGAQTARALENFKISGKGLPKEFIYAVAEVKRGAAVANCKLGLINEKVADAIIKAAKEIIDGKFDDQFPIDVFQTGSGTSTNMNVNEVIANRACELLGGQKGDKKLCHPNDHVNKGQSSNDVIPTAIHISSALLTYKNLIPALLKLENSLLEKEKEFRDIIKIGRTHLMDAVPITLGQEFSGYRMQIKKGLERINESVKGLQELPLGGTALGTGLNTHPDFAKLAIDEISKNTGIEFKQAENLFEGIAAKDAVVYFAGALNTLAVSLMKIANDLRLLNSGPRCGIAEITLPSLQPGSSIMPGKVNPVIPEAVIQVAAEVMGNVHTISIAGSSGLLDLNVMMPVIADNLLYSIKLLSNAATSLAEKCIDGIVANVDRCSELVEWSMALVTPLALKIGYDKAAEIAYDAFKKKVKIKDIVKEKGVLSDEEIEEIFDTKKMV from the coding sequence ATGAAATTTAGAGTGGAAAGAGATAGTATGGGAGAGATGAAAGTGCCCGAAACAGCTTACTATGGAGCACAGACTGCTAGGGCATTAGAGAATTTCAAAATAAGTGGTAAGGGGTTGCCAAAGGAATTTATATATGCTGTAGCTGAAGTAAAAAGGGGAGCAGCAGTTGCAAATTGTAAATTGGGGTTAATCAATGAAAAAGTCGCTGATGCAATTATAAAAGCAGCTAAAGAAATAATTGATGGGAAGTTTGACGACCAGTTTCCCATAGATGTATTTCAGACAGGCTCAGGTACATCCACAAATATGAATGTAAACGAGGTGATAGCTAACAGAGCTTGTGAATTGTTGGGAGGTCAAAAGGGGGATAAAAAATTGTGCCATCCAAATGATCATGTAAATAAAGGGCAGTCCAGCAATGATGTAATCCCCACTGCAATACATATATCTTCTGCATTATTAACGTACAAAAATTTGATACCTGCCCTTTTGAAACTGGAGAATAGCCTTTTAGAAAAGGAAAAAGAATTTAGAGACATTATTAAAATAGGTAGAACTCATCTTATGGATGCAGTGCCAATAACCTTAGGGCAGGAATTTTCTGGCTACAGAATGCAGATAAAAAAGGGATTGGAGAGGATAAACGAAAGTGTAAAGGGGTTGCAGGAGTTACCTCTAGGTGGAACGGCACTTGGAACTGGACTCAATACACATCCAGATTTTGCAAAGCTTGCCATCGATGAGATTAGTAAAAATACAGGGATAGAATTTAAACAAGCTGAAAATCTTTTTGAAGGTATTGCGGCTAAGGATGCTGTTGTGTATTTTGCAGGCGCACTTAATACTTTGGCAGTTTCATTGATGAAGATTGCAAACGATTTACGTTTATTGAATTCTGGACCAAGATGTGGTATAGCAGAAATTACATTACCATCACTTCAGCCAGGAAGCTCCATTATGCCAGGAAAAGTAAACCCTGTAATTCCTGAGGCAGTAATTCAGGTGGCTGCTGAGGTGATGGGAAATGTTCATACAATATCAATTGCTGGGAGTAGTGGGTTGCTTGATTTGAATGTTATGATGCCTGTTATTGCGGATAATTTGCTTTATTCTATCAAGTTACTTTCAAATGCTGCCACTTCCTTAGCTGAAAAATGTATTGATGGTATAGTGGCAAATGTTGATAGATGCAGTGAGCTTGTGGAGTGGTCAATGGCTCTTGTAACACCATTGGCATTGAAAATTGGCTATGATAAAGCTGCAGAAATTGCCTATGATGCATTTAAAAAGAAGGTGAAAATTAAAGATATTGTAAAAGAGAAAGGAGTGTTATCAGATGAAGAGATTGAAGAAATCTTTGACACTAAAAAAATGGTTTAG
- a CDS encoding cyclic nucleotide-binding domain-containing protein → MESIKYLSKLTMNPKFIDFTKEELQKFLSSCKIEKFNKGDMIIKEGEKGDKLYIVVEGQVGVSKAITEEVVFFLTTLSEGDFFGEMAILTSHPRSANVFAKTDTTLLSFDITAYDTLKREDKLLFAKLNSVFAVTLAERLYKVEERIKLIIKASLIKDII, encoded by the coding sequence ATGGAATCAATAAAATATCTATCTAAACTAACTATGAATCCAAAATTTATTGATTTTACTAAAGAAGAACTTCAAAAGTTTCTCTCATCATGCAAAATAGAAAAGTTCAACAAAGGGGATATGATAATTAAAGAGGGAGAAAAAGGGGATAAACTCTACATTGTTGTAGAAGGGCAAGTGGGGGTCAGTAAAGCCATTACTGAAGAGGTGGTTTTCTTCCTAACAACCCTCAGTGAAGGAGATTTTTTTGGTGAAATGGCCATTCTTACATCTCATCCAAGATCAGCAAACGTATTTGCAAAAACTGACACCACTCTTTTATCCTTTGATATAACAGCTTACGATACCTTGAAGAGAGAAGATAAATTACTGTTTGCAAAATTAAACAGCGTATTCGCTGTAACTTTAGCTGAGCGTTTGTACAAAGTGGAAGAAAGAATAAAACTTATAATAAAAGCGTCCTTAATAAAAGATATTATATAG